In Populus alba chromosome 9, ASM523922v2, whole genome shotgun sequence, a genomic segment contains:
- the LOC118027635 gene encoding heat stress transcription factor B-4, which translates to MAFTVDRFEEMVFTVESQKAVPAPFLTKTYQLVDDPLTDHVVSWGDDETTFVVWRPPEFARELLPNYFKHNNFSSFVRQLNTYGFKKVVTDRWEFANEYFRKGAKQLLSEIHRRKTSQHHQYQHYPDQATQFLQSEDHGFGWIDPPFPSPKPSVDHILTALSEDNQRLRRKNCMLLSELSHMKNLYNDIIYFIQNHAKPVPYEQKAYNTVPKLIEPGSSCQDQTICFGVQRAKNGVLGKHSLTFSTEESSSPVKLFGVPIIDNKRLHPEAIE; encoded by the exons ATGGCATTTACAGTGGATAGGTTTGAAGAGATGGTGTTTACTGTGGAGTCTCAAAAGGCAGTTCCTGCACCCTTCTTAACAAAAACTTACCAGCTAGTTGATGACCCTCTTACAGACCATGTTGTGTCTTGGGGTGATGATGAAACCACCTTTGTCGTGTGGAGACCTCCTGAGTTTGCTAGGGAACTCCTCCCCAATTACTTCAAGCACAACAACTTCTCAAGCTTTGTCAGGCAGCTCAACACCTAC GGATTCAAGAAGGTAGTAACTGACAGATGGGAGTTTGCAAATGAGTACTTCAGAAAAGGAGCAAAGCAGTTGCTATCTGAGATTCACAGGAGAAAAACATCCCAGCACCATCAGTACCAACACTACCCTGACCAAGCAACCCAATTTCTCCAATCAGAAGATCATGGTTTTGGTTGGATTGATCCTCCATTTCCATCTCCGAAACCAAGTGTTGATCACATCCTAACTGCCCTCTCAGAAGATAACCAGCGACTGAGAAGGAAAAACTGTATGCTTTTATCAGAACTCTCTCACATGAAGAATCTCTATAATGACATCATCTACTTCATCCAAAACCATGCAAAACCAGTGCCCTATGAGCAAAAGGCTTACAACACAGTACCTAAGCTTATAGAGCCGGGTTCTTCATGTCAAGATCAAACCATTTGTTTTGGCGTTCAAAGGGCTAAGAATGGTGTTTTGGGTAAGCATTCATTGACATTTAGTACTGAGGAATCATCGAGTCCAGTGAAGCTTTTTGGAGTCCCTATCATTGATAACAAAAGGCTGCATCCAGAAGCGATTGAATAG
- the LOC118027609 gene encoding F-box protein At2g32560, translating to MLLYFFITCFSFILFLKPLPLKPLLLWASEIRLLSFWFLKDLFLFSYLGSLRNTLLKVFYINIIPLKTSIKKMSPSSSARAEKNALGDETGGMSVLDLPELALECVLERLPPAGLCSMAGVCTSLRERCVSDHLWEKHMKHKWGRVISPAAYREWQWHLASRKDLGSCKQGKPKWFMRLLSIFWPSSWSTPKVDPVNNSRQRSSLPVNSIMSWYLALETGKFWFPAQVFNRENGHVGFMLSCYDAELNYDPRTDTFQASYYPNGRCSVKIMNGHGKLRAPSVDTSPHDLHISDYLHDLLPGDHIEIQWRRNKEFPYGWWYGVVGHLESCDGNENYCRCHNSETVVLEFHQYTPGSRWRSTTVNRKEHREEGNEADGFYGGIRKLYNNEEVFRWKRLWPTEVLE from the exons ATGCTACTTTACTTCTTCATCACTTGTTTCTCCTTCATCCTGTTTTTAAAGCCCCTCCCTCTCAAGCCTTTGCTTCTATGGGCAAGTGAAATAAGATTGTTGTCATTCTGGTTCTTGAAGGACTTGTTTCTCTTCTCTTATTTAGGTTCATTGAGGAATACccttttgaaagttttttatatcaatataattcctttaaaaacatcaattaagAAGATGAGTCCAAGTTCAAGTGCAAGAGCAGAAAAAAACGCTCTTGGTGATGAGACTGGAGGGATGTCTGTTTTGGACTTGCCTGAACTGGCCTTGGAATGTGTTCTTGAGAGGTTACCTCCTGCTGGGCTCTGCAGCATGGCAGGTGTCTGTACTTCTTTGAGGGAAAGGTGTGTGAGTGATCATTTATGGGAAAAACATATGAAGCATAAATGGGGCAGGGTAATTAGCCCCGCTGCTTATAGGGAGTGGCAATGGCATTTAGCTTCGAGAAAGGATCTCGGGAGTTGCAAACAAGGCAAGCCAAAATGGTTTATGAGGCTTCTGTCCATTTTTTGGCCTTCTTCATGGAGTACACCTAAGGTCGATCCCGTTAACAATAGCAGGCAGAGGAGTTCTTTGCCTGTTAATTCAATCATGTCCTGGTACCTTGCTCTTGAGACTGGCAAGTTCTGGTTCCCTGCTCAAGTCTTTAACCGTGAG AACGGGCACGTTGGATTCATGTTATCATGCTATGACGCTGAACTTAACTATGATCCCCGGACGGATACATTTCAAGCCAG CTACTATCCAAATGGGCGTTGTAG TGTAAAAATAATGAATGGCCATGGAAAGCTTAGAGCGCCATCTGTTGACACCTCTCCACATGATCTACACATCTCTGATTACTTGCATGATTTACTCCCTGGCGATCACATTGAGATTCAGTGGAGAAGAAACAAAGAATTTCCTTATG GTTGGTGGTATGGCGTTGTAGGTCACTTGGAATCATGTGATGGAAATGAAAATTATTGTCGGTGTCATAATAGCG AAACTGTAGTGTTGGAGTTCCACCAGTACACTCCTGGCTCACGGTGGAGAAGCACTACGGTCAACAGGAAGGAGCATCGAGAGGAGGGGAATGAGGCAGATGGATTTTATGGAGGGATTAGAAAGCTATATAACAATGAAGAAGTTTTCAGGTGGAAGAGGCTTTGGCCGACTGAAGTGTTGGAATAG